One Leptospira wolbachii serovar Codice str. CDC genomic region harbors:
- a CDS encoding 6-carboxytetrahydropterin synthase, whose protein sequence is MFTQENGKFYVRIEGRFESAHFLYQYFADGSDEPIHGHSWKVEVFLEGNTNIRPDGISYDFLTARTKLMELVHSIDHILINDHPDFKGINPTSENVARWFYFGLKEDVKSSEGRIRRIVIHEGPENLAFFEP, encoded by the coding sequence ATGTTTACCCAGGAAAACGGGAAATTTTATGTCCGGATTGAAGGTCGGTTTGAGTCGGCCCATTTCCTCTACCAGTACTTTGCCGATGGCTCCGATGAGCCAATCCATGGCCATTCCTGGAAGGTAGAAGTATTTTTGGAAGGAAATACGAACATTCGGCCAGACGGCATTTCTTACGATTTTCTAACTGCACGGACCAAACTCATGGAACTTGTGCATTCCATTGACCACATCCTTATCAATGACCATCCAGATTTTAAGGGCATCAACCCGACTTCGGAGAATGTGGCTCGCTGGTTTTACTTTGGTTTGAAGGAAGATGTAAAATCCTCTGAAGGAAGGATCCGACGGATCGTGATTCATGAAGGGCCAGAAAATCTTGCTTTCTTTGAACCCTGA
- a CDS encoding zinc-dependent alcohol dehydrogenase family protein, whose amino-acid sequence MKQAQILRFGLDHLEIIDVPEPTSPGPSEVLVRLRAASLNYRDSLVVEGKYNPKFPLPLVPCSDGAGEVIAIGSQVTEWAVGDRVLLTFAPKWIAKEATHAEMRHTIGGPLPGTLRELALVPETGLVRIPSHLSYEEAATLPCAALTAWSGLFQFSNVKPGEFVVVQGTGGVSIFALQFAKLVGAKVILTSSSGEKLERGKELGADYLVNYKETPEWGKEVRRITNKVGADHIIEVGGAGTLEQSIAACRPFGVIHLIGILAGKSGELNLLPAVMNNLKIQGLVVGGRKAFIEMNQAIEVSGLRPVVDRVFTLEESAEAIRYLRSGSHFGKIVIRI is encoded by the coding sequence ATGAAACAGGCACAGATCCTTCGTTTTGGTTTGGATCATTTAGAAATTATTGATGTTCCTGAACCTACAAGTCCAGGCCCCAGCGAAGTTTTGGTTCGTTTGCGAGCCGCATCTTTAAATTACCGAGACTCTTTAGTTGTCGAAGGAAAGTACAATCCTAAATTTCCACTTCCTTTAGTTCCTTGCAGTGATGGTGCAGGCGAAGTGATTGCGATAGGTTCCCAAGTGACTGAGTGGGCCGTGGGGGATCGTGTTCTTTTAACATTTGCTCCCAAGTGGATCGCAAAAGAAGCAACACATGCAGAAATGCGTCATACGATTGGTGGCCCACTTCCGGGAACCTTGCGGGAGTTAGCTTTAGTTCCAGAGACAGGCCTTGTGCGAATTCCTTCCCATTTATCTTATGAGGAAGCAGCAACTTTACCTTGCGCAGCACTCACGGCATGGTCTGGTCTTTTTCAATTCAGCAATGTAAAGCCGGGTGAATTTGTCGTTGTACAGGGAACAGGTGGGGTTTCGATCTTTGCCTTGCAATTCGCTAAACTTGTTGGTGCCAAAGTGATTCTCACATCATCCAGTGGTGAAAAATTGGAACGAGGAAAAGAATTAGGTGCTGATTATTTAGTTAATTATAAGGAAACACCGGAATGGGGAAAGGAAGTCCGACGGATTACCAATAAAGTGGGTGCCGATCATATCATTGAAGTGGGTGGAGCCGGAACTTTAGAACAGTCCATTGCCGCCTGTCGTCCGTTTGGTGTCATTCATTTGATTGGAATCCTTGCTGGTAAATCGGGAGAATTAAATTTACTGCCGGCAGTGATGAACAATTTGAAAATCCAAGGCCTGGTTGTCGGGGGGAGAAAAGCCTTTATTGAAATGAACCAAGCGATCGAAGTTTCTGGTTTAAGGCCGGTTGTTGATAGAGTTTTTACATTAGAAGAATCGGCAGAGGCGATAAGATATTTACGATCGGGGTCTCATTTTGGAAAGATAGTCATTCGAATCTAG
- a CDS encoding MbnP family copper-binding protein — MNLFKTIIISISIIGLVSCTPKSQSDDTETLTLLALAWPQPVNLEFEALANGQKLVTGTNIDADGRTVRFRDFRLYISDVRLIRADGSAADVSLAADNVWQSNGVALVDLETTQTSETNTKVTGGVAPGTYTGVQFSVGVPEALNHMDSTTQKSPLNIGSMYWSWTGGYKHANIEFSANSGTNFTKLHLGSTGCTGAPNYGNCTAKYRASIQLTGQYNPVGQKISFNVDKLIQGHNPGADANCMPVPMMGGPVPCDTLVQAFGLSNGGAVDSSITQRVFSLK, encoded by the coding sequence ATGAATTTATTTAAAACAATTATTATCTCCATTTCGATCATTGGATTAGTTTCCTGTACTCCGAAATCCCAATCCGATGACACAGAAACATTAACACTTTTGGCTTTGGCATGGCCCCAACCTGTCAATTTAGAATTTGAAGCATTGGCTAATGGGCAAAAGTTAGTTACTGGTACGAATATTGATGCCGATGGTCGAACAGTCCGGTTTCGTGATTTTCGTCTGTATATTTCAGATGTAAGGTTGATACGGGCGGATGGTTCTGCTGCTGATGTATCTTTAGCTGCTGACAACGTTTGGCAATCCAATGGTGTGGCTCTTGTAGATTTGGAAACAACTCAAACATCAGAAACAAATACAAAAGTTACTGGTGGTGTAGCACCTGGGACATATACTGGAGTTCAATTTTCTGTAGGTGTTCCGGAAGCTTTGAATCACATGGATAGCACAACTCAAAAATCTCCTTTGAATATAGGTTCTATGTATTGGTCTTGGACTGGTGGGTACAAACATGCTAATATTGAATTTAGCGCTAACTCGGGTACTAATTTTACAAAATTACACCTAGGGTCGACAGGTTGTACTGGTGCTCCTAACTACGGTAATTGTACTGCTAAGTATAGAGCTTCCATTCAACTAACGGGACAATACAATCCAGTTGGTCAAAAGATTTCCTTTAACGTGGACAAATTGATTCAAGGTCATAACCCTGGGGCGGATGCAAATTGTATGCCTGTTCCTATGATGGGTGGGCCAGTGCCATGTGATACGTTAGTGCAAGCATTTGGTTTGTCGAATGGTGGAGCAGTAGATAGTTCCATCACACAACGAGTGTTTAGTCTCAAATAA
- a CDS encoding AcrR family transcriptional regulator encodes MDDCGGRIQAIVGDARNKGAYKSALRLTIGFFFDYVTNNRSLFRFIARERTGGNQKIREKIRESMKAIATELAKDMRMPKMIPDADIQFASELIVSICFQMASDFLDLATDAHSEMRKLKLQTIKQVRLVFIGTIRGRKRR; translated from the coding sequence GTGGATGACTGTGGGGGGCGAATCCAAGCCATTGTGGGTGATGCCAGAAACAAGGGTGCCTATAAGTCAGCTCTGCGATTGACGATTGGGTTTTTCTTCGACTACGTGACAAACAACAGGTCCCTGTTTCGTTTCATTGCCAGAGAACGGACAGGAGGCAACCAGAAGATCCGAGAAAAAATTCGGGAATCCATGAAGGCCATTGCCACCGAACTGGCCAAAGATATGCGAATGCCAAAAATGATTCCTGATGCCGATATCCAATTTGCTTCCGAGTTGATTGTTAGTATTTGTTTTCAAATGGCCTCTGATTTTTTAGATCTTGCGACCGATGCCCATTCGGAAATGAGAAAACTAAAACTACAAACAATCAAACAAGTTAGGTTGGTTTTTATTGGAACGATTCGGGGGAGAAAACGAAGGTAA
- a CDS encoding VOC family protein translates to MFPRINLITLGVSDLKRSIDFYETGLGWKRSEESNDSVAFFQIGAVVFGLFGEEDLAKDIGIPFQKRQEFSGITLAQNLASEAEVDTVIDKVRKLGAKILKEPQKVFWGGYSAYFQDPDGHIFELAYNPFFPLNEKGEIVLSK, encoded by the coding sequence ATGTTTCCACGAATCAATTTAATCACTCTAGGGGTGTCCGATTTGAAACGCTCCATCGATTTCTATGAAACTGGACTTGGTTGGAAACGATCAGAAGAAAGTAATGATAGTGTCGCTTTTTTTCAAATTGGGGCAGTTGTCTTTGGTTTGTTCGGTGAAGAAGATTTAGCAAAAGACATAGGAATCCCATTTCAAAAACGCCAAGAGTTTTCGGGCATTACTTTGGCTCAAAATCTCGCTAGTGAAGCTGAAGTAGACACGGTGATAGACAAAGTAAGAAAGTTAGGTGCAAAGATTCTCAAAGAACCTCAAAAAGTTTTTTGGGGTGGATATAGTGCTTATTTTCAAGACCCGGACGGCCATATATTTGAACTAGCATACAACCCATTTTTTCCGTTAAACGAAAAGGGTGAAATTGTTCTTAGTAAGTAA
- a CDS encoding MbnH family di-heme enzyme: protein MKFIHFSMLVLFSFLSGCIILPFQKKEKNDDMLLLALGILANASDWVWDLPPGFPVPNVPADNPMSKAKVELGRHLFYEKKLSGNGTMACSGCHFQSLAFADGKDFPAGITNQPHPRNAQHLSNVAYMPRLTWSNPKMTSLEIQARAPMFGESPVELGLQNNNFLGALASNSIYQPMFERAFGGSGITEQNVRYALASFQRTMISGNSRYDQYTFRNNKSALNASEISGLNLFNGEKAECFHCHGGFNFTDTSFHGGAKEEFFYHSNGIHDDTYYAVLPSNKQGLFDLTGVDSDKGKFRAPSLRNIGVTYPYMHDGSFMCDDANNPDKPAGAGKTKVDCARDALTKVIQHYESGGQNHSGKDSSLIRIFTLTPAERANMVNFLLALTDEEFLKNPKFASPF, encoded by the coding sequence ATGAAGTTTATTCATTTCTCTATGTTAGTTTTATTCAGTTTTCTTTCGGGCTGTATCATCCTCCCGTTCCAGAAGAAGGAAAAAAACGATGATATGCTGTTATTAGCACTGGGAATTTTAGCCAATGCTTCGGACTGGGTTTGGGATTTACCGCCAGGTTTTCCTGTGCCAAATGTTCCCGCAGACAACCCCATGTCAAAAGCTAAGGTCGAACTCGGCAGACATTTGTTTTACGAAAAAAAATTGTCAGGGAATGGGACGATGGCTTGTAGCGGTTGCCATTTTCAATCACTGGCATTTGCCGATGGAAAAGATTTTCCCGCTGGGATCACAAACCAACCCCATCCTAGAAATGCCCAACATCTATCCAATGTTGCCTATATGCCTAGACTCACTTGGAGTAATCCTAAAATGACGAGTTTGGAAATTCAGGCTCGTGCCCCTATGTTTGGTGAATCTCCGGTAGAACTAGGATTACAGAATAATAATTTTTTAGGTGCATTGGCCTCTAATTCGATCTATCAGCCTATGTTTGAACGTGCATTTGGTGGCTCTGGAATTACAGAACAAAATGTGCGTTATGCTCTCGCGAGTTTTCAGAGAACTATGATTTCGGGGAATTCCAGATATGACCAATACACATTTAGAAATAACAAATCAGCATTAAATGCTTCCGAAATTAGCGGACTTAATTTATTTAATGGAGAAAAAGCCGAATGCTTTCACTGTCATGGAGGATTTAACTTTACTGACACTTCCTTTCATGGAGGGGCAAAAGAGGAATTTTTTTACCATAGCAATGGGATTCATGATGATACCTATTATGCAGTTTTACCGAGCAACAAACAAGGATTATTTGACCTAACAGGTGTCGACTCTGATAAGGGAAAATTTCGAGCCCCATCTTTACGTAATATTGGTGTTACCTATCCTTATATGCATGATGGATCTTTTATGTGTGATGATGCAAACAATCCTGATAAACCAGCAGGAGCTGGAAAAACAAAAGTGGATTGTGCACGGGATGCATTGACAAAAGTCATTCAACATTATGAGTCAGGTGGTCAGAACCATAGCGGAAAAGATTCAAGTCTTATTCGTATTTTCACACTTACACCTGCAGAAAGAGCAAATATGGTAAACTTCCTTCTCGCACTTACCGATGAAGAGTTTTTAAAAAATCCGAAGTTTGCGAGTCCTTTTTGA
- the ccrA gene encoding crotonyl-CoA carboxylase/reductase has translation MSNVEIVPVGELPPIGVVPKKMHAQVIRPERYGEPKTSFQAEVIDVPEIGPNEVLVATMAAGVNYNNVWAALGYPVDVIAARNKKGEPEKFHIGGSDASGIVYKVGSEVKNVKVGDEVVVHCAMWDPKDPWVLAGKDPMYAPSQIIWGYESNWGSFAQFCKVQDHQCLPRPQHLTWEASAAYMLVAATAYRMLHHWKPNDVKPGDVALIWGGAGGLGAMAIQIVKAAGGVPIAVVSSDDKIDFCKNLGAAGVINRNKFKHWGALTSDINKPEAFVEWTKQAREFGKAIWDIAGKGKNPQIVFEHPGESTLPTSVFVCETGGMVVICAGTSGFNATADLRYLWMRQKRLQGSHFANDDNCRDLNQLVIDKKVDPVLAETYRFEQTGECHQLMRENKHPAGNMSILVGAKTTGLGKK, from the coding sequence ATGAGCAACGTAGAAATCGTACCAGTAGGGGAACTTCCTCCTATTGGAGTTGTGCCCAAAAAAATGCACGCGCAGGTCATTCGCCCGGAACGTTACGGCGAACCGAAAACTTCTTTCCAAGCAGAAGTCATTGATGTTCCGGAGATCGGTCCGAACGAAGTTCTCGTGGCCACAATGGCTGCTGGGGTCAACTATAACAACGTTTGGGCTGCCCTTGGGTATCCAGTGGATGTGATCGCCGCTCGTAACAAAAAAGGCGAACCAGAAAAATTCCACATCGGTGGATCTGATGCGTCCGGTATTGTCTATAAAGTTGGATCCGAAGTTAAGAATGTGAAAGTGGGTGACGAAGTTGTTGTCCATTGTGCGATGTGGGATCCAAAAGATCCTTGGGTTCTTGCTGGAAAAGATCCAATGTATGCACCTTCTCAAATCATTTGGGGATATGAATCCAATTGGGGATCCTTTGCACAGTTTTGCAAAGTGCAAGACCACCAGTGTCTTCCTCGCCCACAACATCTAACTTGGGAAGCATCCGCAGCTTATATGTTAGTTGCTGCTACCGCCTACAGAATGTTACACCATTGGAAACCAAACGATGTAAAACCGGGAGATGTTGCACTGATTTGGGGTGGAGCTGGTGGACTTGGTGCCATGGCGATCCAAATTGTAAAAGCAGCCGGCGGGGTTCCTATCGCTGTCGTTTCTTCTGATGACAAAATTGATTTTTGTAAAAACTTAGGTGCTGCTGGTGTGATCAACCGTAACAAGTTCAAACATTGGGGAGCCCTTACTTCCGATATCAACAAACCAGAAGCATTTGTTGAGTGGACCAAACAAGCACGTGAATTTGGAAAAGCGATTTGGGACATTGCCGGTAAAGGTAAAAACCCTCAAATCGTTTTTGAACATCCAGGGGAAAGTACACTTCCTACATCCGTATTTGTTTGTGAAACAGGTGGTATGGTTGTGATTTGTGCGGGAACTTCTGGTTTCAATGCAACAGCTGACCTTCGTTATTTGTGGATGAGACAAAAACGTCTACAAGGTTCTCACTTCGCAAACGACGACAACTGCCGTGATTTGAACCAACTCGTGATCGATAAAAAAGTGGATCCAGTTTTGGCAGAAACATACCGTTTTGAACAAACTGGTGAATGCCATCAGTTGATGCGCGAAAATAAACACCCTGCAGGAAACATGTCAATCCTGGTTGGTGCAAAAACTACAGGTCTTGGGAAGAAGTAA
- a CDS encoding DUF1858 domain-containing protein, producing the protein MTETTKPRFFKEMTVGEAIAIHPEAGLVFSSYHLGGCSHCSINEVETIEQVCMGYGVEVDTLIDSLNNLFSEE; encoded by the coding sequence ATGACTGAAACAACAAAACCGCGCTTTTTTAAAGAAATGACTGTGGGCGAGGCAATCGCAATCCACCCAGAAGCAGGTCTAGTTTTCTCCAGCTACCATTTAGGTGGATGTTCACACTGCTCCATCAATGAAGTAGAAACCATTGAACAAGTTTGTATGGGTTACGGTGTAGAAGTAGACACTCTCATCGATTCACTGAACAACCTTTTCTCTGAAGAATAG
- a CDS encoding histidine kinase dimerization/phosphoacceptor domain -containing protein: protein MPLTELKHSLGHILLVEDEAILAISQSEFLKNKGYSVQYVSNTNDAYDYITSGEKVDLILMDINLSDGMDGIQLAEKILSFREIPILFVSGYSDNKILDRVCKIKHYGYVPKISSPEIVECMIRSALQLYRAEQTLAVREKELRITFEAMGDGVIVLSPEGLIREINHKALDMFGYQKAEVLEKDLNSFLYLVQADARTRVSYPFFNSSNELLQTERRNDLIIVSRTGRETHVTETISPILDTEKNLNGIVIVFRETPNASVMVPPKDGESLYAKVFQLSPIAMAISTVKDGTYLDVNSSMETIFQLEKSKVVGKKTEEFKAWSNPDQIEQLNKIYQANGRLSGERMSVEHTDGTKFEVLVFSQAFEIAGENFNLWINLDVTKILDMEGRLAKSLEEKDVLLKELQHRVKNTLAIISGLLNLESFKVENEVAKQSFLNAQSRIMSMSKVYENLYQSEDLESVDLRKYIEDLVFSLHDIFVLNPTKIRFDVKLEEIRLDLKRTLPLGLILNELLTNALKYAYPNDKGGDIRIHLSRSNENIILSVGDDGEGLPDSVNIEKGNHFGYELIRSLTSQLKGVFSSVSKKGEGLNIMISFPGQTKDKNT, encoded by the coding sequence ATGCCACTTACGGAACTCAAACATAGTTTAGGTCATATTCTACTTGTGGAAGATGAAGCCATATTGGCAATCTCACAATCGGAGTTTTTAAAAAACAAAGGGTATTCAGTGCAGTATGTATCAAATACAAATGATGCTTACGACTATATAACATCAGGTGAGAAAGTAGATTTAATACTCATGGATATCAATCTTTCTGATGGTATGGATGGAATCCAACTTGCAGAAAAGATTCTCTCATTTCGTGAGATTCCCATCCTTTTTGTCAGTGGTTATTCTGATAATAAAATATTGGATAGAGTTTGTAAAATAAAACACTACGGTTATGTTCCCAAAATTTCGAGTCCAGAAATAGTAGAATGTATGATTAGATCTGCACTTCAACTTTATAGGGCAGAACAAACGTTAGCTGTTAGGGAAAAAGAACTTCGTATCACTTTTGAGGCAATGGGTGACGGAGTGATTGTTCTTTCACCGGAAGGTTTGATTCGAGAAATCAATCATAAGGCTTTGGATATGTTTGGTTACCAAAAAGCCGAAGTATTAGAAAAGGATCTTAACTCTTTCTTATATTTAGTTCAAGCAGATGCAAGGACCAGGGTATCCTATCCTTTTTTTAACTCATCCAATGAATTGCTTCAGACAGAACGTAGAAATGATTTGATTATCGTCTCTCGTACTGGTCGCGAAACACATGTTACAGAAACTATATCTCCCATTTTGGATACTGAAAAAAATCTAAACGGAATTGTTATTGTTTTTCGAGAAACTCCAAATGCGTCTGTGATGGTTCCCCCAAAGGATGGGGAAAGTCTGTATGCAAAGGTTTTCCAACTGAGCCCCATTGCTATGGCCATTTCTACAGTCAAAGATGGAACGTATCTAGATGTAAACTCTTCCATGGAGACTATCTTCCAACTGGAAAAATCCAAGGTTGTCGGCAAAAAAACAGAAGAGTTTAAAGCCTGGAGTAATCCAGATCAAATAGAACAACTAAATAAAATCTATCAGGCAAACGGAAGGTTGTCTGGGGAAAGGATGTCTGTCGAACACACCGATGGAACCAAATTTGAAGTTCTCGTCTTTAGCCAAGCCTTTGAAATTGCTGGGGAAAATTTCAATTTATGGATTAACTTAGATGTCACAAAAATTTTGGATATGGAAGGTCGCCTCGCAAAATCTTTAGAAGAAAAAGATGTTCTCCTAAAGGAACTGCAACACCGAGTTAAGAATACTCTCGCTATCATTTCTGGTCTTTTGAATTTAGAATCCTTTAAGGTTGAAAATGAAGTCGCCAAACAGTCGTTTTTGAATGCACAATCTAGAATCATGTCTATGTCCAAGGTTTATGAAAACCTTTACCAATCGGAAGATTTAGAATCTGTCGATCTACGTAAGTACATTGAAGATTTGGTTTTTAGTCTTCATGATATCTTTGTACTCAATCCTACAAAAATAAGATTTGATGTGAAGTTAGAAGAGATTCGATTGGATCTAAAAAGAACATTACCACTGGGTTTGATTCTCAATGAACTTTTAACCAATGCCTTGAAGTATGCTTATCCTAATGACAAAGGTGGGGACATCCGCATTCATTTGTCTCGTTCGAATGAAAATATTATTTTATCCGTAGGGGATGATGGAGAGGGATTACCTGATTCAGTGAATATCGAAAAGGGAAATCATTTCGGATATGAGTTGATTCGAAGTTTGACCTCCCAATTAAAAGGAGTTTTCTCTTCTGTTTCTAAAAAAGGAGAGGGACTAAATATAATGATTTCTTTTCCAGGGCAAACCAAAGACAAAAACACTTAA
- a CDS encoding LIC11086 family outer membrane transporter: MKQICIVLIFLLLSIQSLYSHHTGSSDSPNATARFVDPFTGKREKPTNYLVMTQDYYQSTRENSHLFTTTAFAEMNFFDGRFALNASVPWNYYQQRGREDAARIGKTYLGFKYQPFFDLDKPYFFVIEGSVGFPSGPDTDRFTGGNYYTGTGFIKLGYLYEKWSFVTKIGGLSPLSRPQPNNLQDNDGVPYYFRKASASPPEPEYEFKKTALVSAYVTYYLMPEISLFTGLLYRNPYNGVDYSKEKDKANPSYFTEGSAGFSWNFSEKYNMSLAYRYPLQRDREYRLYQSAWTFAFSMEWGSD, from the coding sequence ATGAAACAGATTTGTATTGTCTTAATTTTTTTACTCTTAAGCATTCAATCTCTATATTCGCATCACACGGGTTCGTCGGATAGTCCCAATGCAACGGCCAGGTTTGTGGATCCCTTTACTGGAAAACGAGAGAAACCAACTAACTATTTGGTAATGACCCAAGATTATTACCAATCGACTCGGGAGAATAGTCACCTCTTCACAACCACTGCCTTTGCTGAGATGAATTTTTTTGATGGACGGTTTGCTCTCAATGCTTCGGTTCCTTGGAATTATTACCAACAGAGAGGGAGAGAGGATGCGGCAAGGATTGGAAAAACCTACCTTGGTTTTAAATACCAACCCTTCTTTGATTTGGATAAACCTTACTTTTTTGTGATTGAGGGTTCGGTTGGTTTCCCCAGTGGTCCCGACACGGATCGATTTACTGGTGGAAATTATTATACGGGCACAGGGTTTATCAAACTTGGCTATTTGTATGAGAAGTGGTCCTTTGTTACAAAAATCGGCGGATTAAGTCCCCTTTCTAGACCACAACCAAACAACTTACAAGACAACGACGGTGTTCCTTATTATTTTAGGAAGGCTTCTGCCTCACCACCAGAGCCGGAATATGAATTTAAAAAAACCGCACTTGTGTCGGCTTATGTGACGTATTATTTGATGCCAGAGATTTCTCTTTTTACCGGGCTCTTGTATCGCAATCCCTATAACGGTGTTGATTATTCCAAAGAAAAAGATAAAGCCAATCCCTCTTATTTTACGGAAGGCAGTGCAGGGTTTTCTTGGAATTTTTCGGAGAAGTATAACATGAGTCTCGCCTATCGATACCCGTTACAAAGAGATCGCGAGTACAGGCTCTACCAATCTGCGTGGACATTTGCCTTTTCTATGGAGTGGGGAAGCGATTGA
- a CDS encoding fumarylacetoacetate hydrolase family protein, with amino-acid sequence MAKQFVRFQYKNKIDWGFVTEENILPLQTGDKPTKDLLVDLQKKRIKLNSKSKKLIPRKDVTLLSPITAPCQVICQGANYHKHTLESGLDPKSKTYNLFFTKSDVSLTAAIGDVIRPNHVELLDYEIELGIVFGKDIDFPLDVQSYHPSEYIAALFIANDISARDIQLPQLQWYKGKSYRTFFPAGPILLVLEPGDYERIHSLELNLKVNGQLRQSAKANQMVFPPKESIAELSLFTQIRVGDVLLTGTPAGCALKAPGKLKQIFASFFPEHKKWELFIKGQKQRTEYLQPGDLIQATIRTADGKMDLGEQVLQVKQG; translated from the coding sequence ATGGCAAAACAGTTTGTACGTTTCCAATATAAGAACAAAATTGATTGGGGGTTCGTCACTGAGGAAAACATCCTCCCTCTACAAACGGGAGACAAACCCACCAAAGATTTGCTAGTCGATCTTCAAAAAAAAAGAATCAAACTAAATTCTAAATCTAAAAAACTGATTCCTAGAAAGGATGTTACACTCCTCTCTCCGATCACTGCACCTTGCCAAGTCATTTGCCAAGGGGCTAATTATCATAAACATACTTTGGAATCGGGACTCGATCCCAAATCCAAAACATACAATTTGTTTTTTACCAAGTCTGATGTTTCGCTCACCGCTGCCATCGGTGATGTGATCCGCCCAAATCATGTAGAACTTTTAGATTATGAAATTGAATTGGGAATTGTATTTGGGAAAGATATCGATTTTCCGTTAGATGTTCAATCTTATCATCCGAGTGAGTACATTGCTGCCCTCTTCATTGCCAATGACATTTCAGCAAGGGACATCCAACTTCCACAATTACAATGGTATAAAGGAAAATCCTATAGAACCTTTTTCCCTGCAGGTCCCATACTTCTTGTACTCGAACCTGGTGATTATGAACGAATCCATTCTTTGGAGCTGAATCTAAAGGTCAATGGACAGTTAAGACAATCAGCAAAGGCAAACCAAATGGTTTTTCCACCGAAGGAATCGATCGCAGAACTCTCATTATTTACACAAATTCGAGTCGGTGATGTTTTGTTAACTGGGACACCCGCAGGATGTGCTCTCAAAGCTCCGGGAAAACTAAAACAAATCTTTGCAAGTTTTTTCCCTGAACATAAAAAATGGGAACTTTTTATCAAAGGACAAAAACAACGAACTGAGTATTTGCAACCAGGGGATTTGATCCAAGCAACGATTCGCACTGCGGATGGAAAGATGGACTTAGGAGAACAAGTTCTTCAAGTGAAACAAGGCTAA
- a CDS encoding DUF2721 domain-containing protein, translating into MDNLTYSIPGLLFPAISLLMLAYTNRFFGLAKLSRQLLSEYEKSKSEILEKQIHNLRFRISLILYAQSAGIFSLILCTCSMGMIPFYNIVAWVLFATSLLFMVISLILALIEIHLSVIALDIERNSILNSVSK; encoded by the coding sequence TTGGACAACCTAACTTATAGTATACCAGGACTTCTTTTCCCAGCGATCTCCTTACTGATGCTTGCTTATACCAACCGATTTTTTGGACTCGCCAAACTATCGAGACAACTTTTATCAGAATACGAAAAATCTAAATCAGAAATCCTAGAAAAACAAATCCACAACCTACGGTTTCGAATTTCTTTGATTTTGTACGCTCAAAGTGCCGGAATCTTTAGTTTGATTTTATGTACCTGCTCCATGGGTATGATACCATTTTATAACATAGTAGCTTGGGTTTTATTTGCTACGTCACTTTTGTTTATGGTAATCTCACTTATACTTGCACTAATTGAAATCCATTTATCAGTAATTGCCTTAGACATAGAAAGAAATTCAATATTGAATTCTGTATCAAAATAA